A genomic stretch from Kribbella jejuensis includes:
- a CDS encoding ABC transporter permease: MTEATIPVSAVGTTGVSRFAGILRSLRRSPAGFIGFVIVTLLVLVTAIVPFFLPNVAPNVKEILLPAGSPGHLLGTDNEGKDVLIQMVGGGRTVIFVGFFAAAISTALAIVLGSLAAYLGGWVDTVVVTLADVFLTVPQIVLLAVMGAFFKLDSPILLALLVGGLSWPVLTRAVRAQVFSLKEREFVEAARLLDLGTVRVVFVEILPNMASFILMNFMIGVTNAIYQLVGLYLLGLAPLTGSNWGIMLNRAWIAGAIFNDASLAWILSPVVAIILLLLGLVMMTRSLEEILNPRLRDR; the protein is encoded by the coding sequence ATGACCGAGGCAACCATCCCCGTCTCCGCGGTCGGCACCACCGGCGTCTCCCGCTTCGCCGGAATTCTCCGCTCGCTGCGCCGCAGCCCGGCCGGCTTCATCGGGTTCGTGATCGTCACGCTGCTGGTGCTGGTCACCGCGATCGTGCCGTTCTTCCTCCCGAACGTCGCGCCGAACGTCAAGGAGATCCTGCTCCCGGCCGGTTCGCCCGGGCACCTGCTCGGTACCGACAACGAGGGCAAGGACGTCCTGATCCAGATGGTCGGCGGCGGCCGGACGGTGATCTTCGTCGGCTTCTTCGCCGCGGCGATCTCGACCGCGCTGGCGATCGTGCTCGGGTCGCTGGCCGCCTACCTCGGCGGCTGGGTCGACACGGTCGTGGTCACGCTGGCCGATGTCTTCCTGACCGTCCCGCAGATCGTGCTGCTCGCCGTGATGGGCGCGTTCTTCAAGCTGGACTCGCCGATCCTGCTGGCGTTGCTGGTCGGCGGCCTGTCCTGGCCGGTGCTGACCCGGGCGGTCCGGGCCCAGGTGTTCTCGCTGAAGGAGCGCGAGTTCGTCGAGGCGGCGCGGCTGCTCGACCTCGGTACGGTCCGGGTGGTGTTCGTCGAGATCCTGCCGAACATGGCCAGCTTCATCCTGATGAACTTCATGATCGGCGTCACCAACGCGATCTACCAGCTGGTCGGCCTGTACCTGCTCGGTCTGGCCCCGCTGACCGGCTCGAACTGGGGCATCATGCTGAACCGCGCCTGGATCGCCGGCGCCATCTTCAACGACGCGAGCCTGGCCTGGATCCTCAGCCCGGTGGTCGCGATCATCCTGCTGCTGCTCGGACTGGTGATGATGACACGATCCCTCGAAGAGATCCTCAACCCGCGGCTCCGGGACCGGTGA
- a CDS encoding ABC transporter ATP-binding protein, with protein MTTTSTSTRAKRGGEGKPLLSIRDFKVEYRTGSGSVVQAVRGVDLDLFPGESLALVGESGCGKTTFGLGLLRLLPRLGHASGKVQFNRGDGTEIDVLGLDGRDLREFRWRDAAMVFQGAMNAFNPVLKIRAHMHDTMRAHTKASKQEIEDRAAELLRLVRLEPTRVMDSYPHELSGGMRQRVLIAMSLLLEPEVLILDEPTTALDILTQRSVVDVLHEVRERLGFSMIFISHDLSLAAELADRVATMYAGRIIETGGVRDMFYRPRHPYTLGLIKAVPPIVGDLPDMESIPGGPPSLAALPAGCKFSPRCKYATPECKEADPPLLPITDEPGDAHEAACIHWKDVHLEREVPSENLGTAS; from the coding sequence ATGACGACGACCTCTACGAGTACCCGGGCCAAGCGTGGCGGCGAGGGCAAGCCGCTGCTGTCGATCCGCGACTTCAAGGTCGAGTACCGGACCGGCTCCGGCTCGGTCGTGCAGGCGGTCCGCGGCGTCGACCTCGACCTGTTCCCCGGCGAGAGCCTGGCGCTGGTCGGCGAGAGCGGTTGTGGCAAGACGACGTTCGGCCTCGGCCTGCTCCGGTTGCTGCCGCGGCTCGGGCACGCCAGCGGCAAGGTCCAGTTCAACCGCGGCGACGGCACCGAGATCGACGTACTGGGACTGGACGGCCGGGACCTGCGCGAGTTCCGCTGGCGGGACGCGGCGATGGTGTTCCAGGGCGCGATGAACGCGTTCAACCCGGTACTGAAGATCCGCGCGCACATGCACGACACGATGCGCGCGCACACCAAGGCGTCCAAGCAGGAGATCGAGGACCGCGCCGCCGAGCTGCTCCGGCTGGTCCGGCTGGAGCCGACGCGGGTGATGGACAGCTACCCGCACGAGCTCTCCGGCGGCATGCGGCAGCGCGTACTGATCGCGATGAGCCTGCTGCTCGAACCCGAAGTGCTGATCCTGGACGAGCCGACCACCGCGCTCGACATCCTCACCCAGCGGTCCGTCGTCGACGTACTGCACGAGGTCCGCGAGCGGCTCGGGTTCTCGATGATCTTCATCTCGCACGACCTGTCGCTGGCCGCCGAGCTCGCGGACCGGGTGGCCACCATGTACGCCGGGCGGATCATCGAGACCGGTGGCGTCCGGGACATGTTCTACCGGCCGCGGCACCCGTACACGCTCGGCCTGATCAAGGCGGTCCCGCCGATCGTCGGCGATCTGCCCGACATGGAGTCGATCCCGGGCGGCCCGCCGAGCCTGGCGGCGCTGCCCGCCGGCTGCAAGTTCAGCCCGCGCTGCAAGTACGCGACGCCGGAGTGCAAGGAGGCCGACCCGCCGCTGCTTCCGATCACCGACGAGCCGGGCGACGCGCACGAAGCGGCCTGTATCCACTGGAAGGACGTGCACCTCGAGCGTGAGGTGCCGAGCGAGAACTTGGGGACGGCATCATGA
- a CDS encoding ABC transporter ATP-binding protein, producing MSALEKSPQAAEATGRTSLISLDGVSQVFETKAGPIKAVDNINLSINPGEVLCLVGESGSGKTTAARMAAGLARPTSGHVTFDGTDIWSMKRNDFTTFRRGVQYVHQDPYASLNPTRTIQQTITAPLLKHGVVKNKKEAAEKAAELLTKVDLTPPENYLSKFPHQLSGGQRQRVSVARALTLDPKLIIADESTSMLDVSIRISVLAMLGRLRDDLGVGFLFITHDLAIAKYFGWNGKTAVMYLGRIVEFGPTPKIINAPTHPYTRALIDAIPEPDPDLTKTKGRESLRSLEIPSLADLPPGCSFHPRCPLFEDGLCDAKVPQLVEIRTGQSAACHVVARDGVPDDGPQKLPDEPGS from the coding sequence ATGAGCGCGCTCGAGAAGTCTCCGCAGGCCGCTGAGGCCACCGGCCGGACGTCGCTGATCTCGCTCGACGGGGTGAGCCAGGTGTTCGAGACCAAGGCCGGCCCGATCAAGGCGGTCGACAACATCAACCTGTCGATCAACCCCGGCGAGGTGCTCTGCCTGGTCGGCGAGAGCGGTTCGGGCAAGACGACCGCGGCCCGGATGGCGGCGGGTCTGGCCCGGCCGACCAGCGGCCACGTCACGTTCGACGGCACCGACATCTGGTCGATGAAGCGCAACGACTTCACCACGTTCCGGCGCGGCGTGCAGTACGTGCACCAGGACCCGTACGCGTCGCTGAACCCGACCCGGACGATCCAGCAGACGATCACCGCGCCGCTGCTCAAGCACGGCGTGGTGAAGAACAAGAAGGAGGCCGCGGAGAAGGCGGCCGAGCTGCTGACCAAGGTCGACCTGACGCCGCCGGAGAACTACCTGTCGAAGTTCCCGCACCAGCTGTCCGGTGGCCAGCGGCAACGAGTCTCGGTGGCCCGCGCGCTGACCCTGGACCCGAAGCTGATCATCGCCGACGAGTCGACCTCGATGCTGGACGTGTCGATCCGGATCAGCGTGCTGGCGATGCTCGGCCGGCTGCGCGACGACCTCGGCGTCGGGTTCCTGTTCATCACCCACGACCTGGCGATCGCGAAGTACTTCGGCTGGAACGGCAAGACCGCGGTGATGTACCTCGGCCGGATCGTCGAGTTCGGCCCGACCCCGAAGATCATCAACGCGCCGACGCACCCGTACACCCGGGCGCTGATCGACGCGATCCCGGAGCCGGACCCGGACCTGACCAAGACCAAGGGCCGCGAATCCCTGCGGAGCCTGGAGATCCCGAGCCTGGCCGACCTGCCGCCCGGGTGCTCGTTCCACCCGCGCTGCCCGTTGTTCGAGGACGGGCTGTGCGACGCGAAGGTACCGCAGCTGGTCGAGATCCGGACCGGCCAGTCGGCCGCGTGCCACGTCGTCGCGCGGGACGGCGTACCTGATGACGGCCCGCAGAAACTTCCCGACGAGCCGGGGAGCTGA
- a CDS encoding ABC transporter substrate-binding protein, giving the protein MSPTGTNDSGANGQGADARTNAISRRNVLQLFGIAGVGVAGIGALEACSPSKPNSSGGGGSSNASKEFHGAYPYQLPPKGHFNLVKGVTDGIQVDSPYLDLIYPSGGLYYWADKKWEWMMAESGTLDEATKTYTMKLRSGLTWSDGKPVTSKDVVSTFNLHWLMRQQSWTFLSDVSAKDDTTVTFTIGTPSTVLERYILRAPIMPDSVYGEWATKAETMRKAKTSLDSAEGKQLNGDFQKFRPQNPVVSGPFNFDVKSMTNSQMTLVKNDKGLFADKIGFNKVVLYNGETSDITPVVLNKDIDYATHGFAVATEKTLLSSGFRILRPPVYSGPALVFNYTAHPEFSDVKVRQAIAYILDRNENGTVALGDSGKPCKFMAGFSDISVPDWVSDADQKKLQAYEKDEAKATSLLQAAGWKKNGGKWTLPNGKPAAYDIKFPTEFADWNPAATNAADQLNKFGFNITKRGITFTQLSPDVLAGKFDIAIQSWGASSHPHPYFSFVQDLYTFNYVTAANSGGKGMNFPLKQTTSAGPIDLQSVVDKSAQGLNLDEQKKNVTAAALAFNELLPIIPLWERYGNNPALEGKRVAKFPADDDPILKNAPYADNFVIMYMYQGKVAPV; this is encoded by the coding sequence ATGAGTCCCACCGGCACCAACGATTCCGGCGCCAACGGTCAGGGCGCGGACGCCCGGACCAACGCCATCTCCCGCCGCAACGTACTCCAGTTGTTCGGCATCGCCGGTGTCGGCGTGGCCGGCATCGGGGCACTGGAGGCCTGCTCGCCCAGCAAGCCGAACTCCAGCGGTGGCGGCGGCAGCAGCAACGCCAGCAAGGAGTTCCACGGCGCGTACCCGTACCAGCTGCCCCCCAAGGGTCACTTCAACCTGGTGAAGGGTGTCACCGACGGTATCCAGGTCGACAGCCCGTACCTGGATCTCATCTACCCGAGTGGCGGTCTGTACTACTGGGCCGACAAGAAGTGGGAATGGATGATGGCCGAGTCCGGCACGCTGGACGAGGCGACCAAGACCTACACGATGAAGCTCCGGTCCGGTCTGACCTGGAGCGACGGCAAGCCGGTCACCTCGAAGGACGTCGTGTCGACGTTCAACCTGCACTGGCTGATGCGCCAGCAGTCCTGGACGTTCCTGTCCGACGTCAGCGCCAAGGACGACACCACGGTGACCTTCACCATCGGTACGCCGTCCACCGTGCTGGAGCGCTACATCCTGCGCGCGCCGATCATGCCGGACTCGGTCTACGGTGAGTGGGCGACCAAGGCCGAGACGATGCGCAAGGCAAAGACCAGCCTGGACAGCGCCGAGGGCAAGCAGCTGAACGGCGACTTCCAGAAGTTCCGTCCGCAGAACCCGGTCGTGTCCGGCCCGTTCAACTTCGACGTGAAGAGCATGACCAACTCGCAGATGACGTTGGTCAAGAACGACAAGGGTCTGTTCGCCGACAAGATCGGCTTCAACAAGGTCGTGCTGTACAACGGTGAGACCTCCGACATCACCCCGGTCGTCCTGAACAAGGACATCGACTACGCCACCCACGGTTTCGCGGTGGCGACCGAGAAGACCCTGCTGTCCAGCGGCTTCCGGATCCTCCGGCCGCCGGTGTACTCCGGCCCGGCGCTGGTGTTCAACTACACCGCGCACCCGGAGTTCTCCGACGTCAAGGTCCGGCAGGCGATCGCCTACATCCTGGACCGCAACGAGAACGGCACGGTCGCACTCGGCGACTCCGGCAAGCCGTGCAAGTTCATGGCCGGCTTCTCCGACATCTCGGTTCCGGACTGGGTGTCCGACGCCGACCAGAAGAAGCTCCAGGCGTACGAGAAGGACGAGGCCAAGGCCACGTCGCTGCTGCAGGCCGCCGGCTGGAAGAAGAACGGTGGCAAGTGGACGCTGCCGAACGGCAAGCCGGCCGCCTACGACATCAAGTTCCCGACCGAGTTCGCCGACTGGAACCCGGCCGCCACCAACGCGGCCGACCAGCTGAACAAGTTCGGGTTCAACATCACCAAGCGCGGTATCACCTTCACCCAGCTGAGCCCCGACGTACTGGCCGGCAAGTTCGACATCGCGATCCAGAGCTGGGGCGCGTCGAGCCACCCGCACCCGTACTTCTCGTTCGTCCAGGACCTGTACACGTTCAACTACGTGACCGCGGCGAACTCCGGCGGCAAGGGAATGAACTTCCCGCTCAAGCAGACCACCTCGGCCGGTCCGATCGACCTGCAGTCCGTGGTGGACAAGTCCGCGCAGGGCCTGAACCTCGACGAGCAGAAGAAGAACGTCACCGCCGCGGCGCTGGCCTTCAACGAACTGCTGCCGATCATCCCGCTCTGGGAGCGCTACGGTAACAACCCGGCGCTCGAGGGCAAGCGGGTGGCGAAGTTCCCGGCCGACGACGACCCGATCCTGAAGAACGCGCCGTACGCGGACAACTTCGTGATCATGTACATGTACCAGGGCAAGGTCGCGCCGGTTTAA
- a CDS encoding GNAT family N-acetyltransferase, which yields MICVREIDPADLALFDEWYDAFRAGAVAGREAPLVEARSAMAYALRNPGTLKQRIAVGAFEDDRVLGGMLFEYRLTDNLDTVEVEIDVPPEHRRRGIGTALWQWAVTRAAQLGRTIVQTELAVPSDPWPGALFAERLGFVVEHVEEHLVVPLPYDDLLLDDLRSSVGRLEGYRLTSWAGVCPPEHQQAYADLHSAMDLDVPTGGMTREVVPWTVEKLQASEARVDRNYLALVTMAHTASGAPAGYTLIYLPRANTDHAQQDDTLVLRDHRGHNLGTHLKLANLVQLSKHRTTQRYLHTWTALTNSPMRRVNTRFGFRPVEQHRELELRLPTR from the coding sequence GTGATCTGCGTACGTGAGATCGACCCGGCCGACCTGGCCTTGTTCGACGAGTGGTACGACGCCTTCCGGGCCGGCGCGGTCGCCGGACGGGAGGCGCCACTGGTCGAGGCGCGTTCGGCGATGGCGTACGCGCTGCGCAATCCGGGAACGCTGAAGCAGCGGATCGCGGTCGGCGCGTTCGAGGACGACCGGGTGCTCGGCGGGATGCTGTTCGAGTACCGGCTGACCGACAACCTGGACACGGTCGAGGTCGAGATCGACGTACCGCCGGAGCACCGGCGGCGGGGGATCGGCACCGCGTTGTGGCAGTGGGCGGTCACCCGGGCCGCGCAGCTCGGGCGGACCATCGTCCAGACCGAACTCGCCGTACCTTCCGATCCGTGGCCTGGAGCGCTCTTCGCCGAGCGACTCGGCTTCGTGGTCGAGCATGTCGAGGAGCATCTCGTCGTACCGCTGCCGTACGACGATCTGTTGCTCGACGATCTGCGGTCCTCCGTCGGCCGGCTGGAGGGTTATCGGCTGACGTCGTGGGCCGGGGTGTGCCCACCCGAACACCAGCAGGCGTACGCCGACCTGCACAGCGCGATGGACCTCGACGTACCGACCGGCGGCATGACCCGCGAGGTCGTCCCGTGGACAGTCGAAAAACTGCAGGCCAGCGAGGCAAGGGTCGACCGCAACTACCTGGCACTCGTCACGATGGCCCACACCGCGTCCGGCGCCCCGGCCGGCTACACCCTCATCTACTTGCCCAGAGCAAACACCGACCACGCCCAGCAGGACGACACCCTGGTCCTACGAGACCACCGAGGCCACAACCTGGGCACCCACCTGAAACTCGCGAACCTGGTGCAGTTGTCCAAGCACCGCACAACCCAACGCTATCTACACACCTGGACCGCTCTGACCAACTCTCCTATGCGCAGGGTCAACACCCGCTTCGGCTTCCGCCCAGTAGAACAACACCGCGAGCTGGAACTCAGGCTGCCGACGAGGTGA
- a CDS encoding aldo/keto reductase, with amino-acid sequence MRSSQLGDLTVSSLGLGCMGMSQSYGVRADDAESIATIHAAIDAGCTFIDTADVYGDGANEELVGRALAGRRDEVVLATKFGFKRPASAADVPTVVDGSPSYARQALDASLRRLGVDHVDLWYLHRRDPQVPIEETVGAMASMVEAGKVRYLGLSEVNGDTVRAAHAVHPISAVQSEWSLWTRDPETVVLPTLRELGVGFVPFSPLGRGFLTGQIKSPADFPEDDMRRGLPRFQGENFQRNLDLVAQVQSLAAAKGVTPGQLALAWLLAQGNDVAPIPGTKRRTYLAENLGALDVELTASELAELDAAFPPDAVAGQRYQQGGMDLVGK; translated from the coding sequence ATGCGTTCTTCTCAGCTCGGTGACCTGACCGTTTCCAGCCTCGGCCTCGGCTGCATGGGGATGTCCCAGTCGTACGGCGTGCGCGCCGACGACGCGGAGTCGATCGCGACCATCCATGCGGCGATCGACGCCGGCTGCACGTTCATCGACACCGCCGACGTGTACGGCGACGGCGCGAACGAGGAGCTGGTCGGCCGCGCGCTGGCCGGCCGCCGCGACGAGGTCGTGCTCGCGACCAAGTTCGGGTTCAAGCGCCCGGCCTCCGCGGCCGACGTACCGACGGTCGTCGACGGCTCGCCTTCCTACGCACGGCAGGCGCTGGACGCGTCGCTGCGGCGGCTCGGCGTGGACCACGTCGACCTCTGGTACCTGCACCGGCGCGACCCGCAGGTACCGATCGAGGAGACGGTCGGCGCGATGGCTTCGATGGTCGAGGCGGGCAAGGTGCGGTACCTCGGGCTGTCCGAGGTGAACGGCGACACGGTGCGCGCGGCCCACGCCGTACACCCGATCAGCGCCGTCCAGAGCGAGTGGTCGCTGTGGACCCGCGACCCGGAGACCGTCGTACTGCCGACGCTGCGGGAGCTCGGTGTCGGGTTCGTGCCGTTCAGCCCGCTCGGACGTGGGTTCCTGACCGGGCAGATCAAGTCGCCCGCCGACTTCCCTGAGGACGACATGCGGCGCGGGTTGCCGCGGTTCCAGGGCGAGAACTTCCAGCGCAATCTCGACCTGGTCGCGCAGGTGCAGTCGCTGGCCGCGGCGAAGGGCGTGACGCCGGGCCAGCTCGCGCTCGCCTGGTTGCTTGCTCAGGGCAATGACGTGGCGCCGATCCCGGGGACCAAGCGGCGGACGTACCTGGCCGAGAACCTCGGCGCGCTGGACGTCGAGCTGACCGCTTCCGAGCTGGCGGAGCTCGACGCGGCGTTCCCGCCGGACGCGGTGGCCGGGCAGCGGTACCAGCAGGGTGGGATGGACCTGGTGGGCAAGTGA
- a CDS encoding SDR family oxidoreductase, with product MIGITGATGQLGSRIVSRLAGVPLRLIVRDPARAPSVPGASVARAAYGEHAALLSALDGVDVLMLLSATESADRVALHKATVDAAVAAGVQRIVYTSFVGAAPGATFTFARDHWHTEQHIRSTGVDFTFLRDNLYLDFVPGFVGADGVIRGPAGDGRTAAVTRDDVAAVAAAVLRTAGASPAPDQHSGATYDLTGPSAFTLAEAAALLTDAWGRTIRYEPETLDEAYRSRESYGAPAWEVAGWVTSYAAIASGELSHVSTAVRDITGVEPTSLEQYVRAQ from the coding sequence GTGATCGGCATCACCGGCGCGACCGGGCAGCTCGGATCGCGGATCGTGTCCCGGCTGGCCGGCGTACCGTTGCGGCTGATCGTCAGGGACCCGGCCCGGGCGCCCTCGGTACCAGGCGCGTCGGTGGCGCGGGCGGCGTACGGGGAACATGCGGCGCTGCTCTCTGCACTGGACGGGGTCGACGTACTGATGTTGCTCAGCGCAACGGAGTCGGCGGACCGGGTCGCGTTGCACAAGGCAACCGTCGACGCGGCGGTGGCCGCCGGGGTGCAGCGGATCGTGTACACCTCGTTCGTCGGGGCGGCGCCGGGTGCGACGTTCACGTTCGCGCGGGACCACTGGCACACCGAGCAGCACATCCGTTCGACCGGGGTGGACTTCACGTTTCTGCGGGACAACCTGTACCTCGACTTCGTGCCCGGGTTCGTCGGCGCGGACGGCGTGATCCGCGGGCCGGCGGGGGACGGGCGAACCGCCGCTGTCACCCGCGACGACGTCGCCGCGGTCGCCGCCGCGGTCCTCCGCACTGCCGGAGCTTCGCCCGCACCCGACCAGCACTCGGGCGCCACCTACGACCTCACTGGTCCCTCGGCGTTCACCCTCGCCGAGGCCGCCGCGCTCCTCACCGACGCCTGGGGCCGCACGATCCGCTACGAGCCGGAGACCCTCGACGAGGCGTATCGCTCCCGGGAGTCGTACGGCGCCCCCGCCTGGGAGGTCGCCGGCTGGGTCACGTCGTACGCCGCCATCGCCAGCGGCGAACTCAGCCACGTGTCCACCGCCGTCCGCGACATCACCGGGGTCGAGCCAACCAGCCTGGAACAGTATGTCCGCGCTCAATGA
- the recO gene encoding DNA repair protein RecO, protein MPLYRDQAIVLRTQKLGEADRIATLLTRANGKVRAVAKGVRRTSSRFGARLEPFSHVDLQLATGRTLDVVTQAESIAAYGEGIVGDYARYTAGTVLLETADRLVVEEKEPATQQHLLLAGALRVLSTGERSPALVLDSFLLRSLSISGYAPSFDDCARCGEPGPHRAFNPAAGGMVCTTCRPPASAMPAQSTVTHLAALLTGDWPTALQADPRTRREATGLIAAFFTYHQENQLRSLPHLDLTTGRP, encoded by the coding sequence GTGCCGCTCTACCGGGATCAGGCGATCGTGCTGCGCACCCAGAAGCTGGGTGAGGCGGACCGGATCGCCACGCTGCTGACCCGCGCCAACGGCAAGGTCCGCGCGGTCGCCAAGGGCGTCCGGCGTACGTCGTCCCGCTTCGGCGCCCGGCTCGAGCCGTTCAGCCACGTCGACCTGCAACTCGCCACCGGCCGTACCCTCGACGTCGTCACCCAGGCCGAATCGATAGCGGCGTACGGCGAGGGAATCGTCGGCGACTACGCTCGGTACACGGCGGGCACCGTGCTCCTGGAGACCGCCGACCGCCTGGTGGTGGAGGAGAAGGAACCCGCCACCCAGCAACACCTCCTGCTGGCCGGCGCCCTCCGGGTCCTCTCGACCGGCGAACGTTCGCCGGCTCTCGTCCTCGACTCGTTCCTGCTGCGCTCGCTCTCGATCTCCGGCTACGCCCCGTCCTTCGATGACTGCGCCCGCTGCGGCGAACCAGGCCCGCACCGAGCTTTCAACCCCGCCGCCGGCGGCATGGTCTGCACCACCTGCCGCCCCCCGGCCTCAGCCATGCCCGCCCAATCCACCGTCACCCACCTGGCCGCCCTCCTCACCGGCGACTGGCCCACCGCCCTACAAGCCGACCCCAGAACCCGCCGAGAAGCCACGGGCTTGATAGCCGCCTTCTTCACCTACCACCAAGAAAACCAACTCCGCTCCCTCCCCCACCTAGACCTGACCACAGGACGGCCCTGA
- a CDS encoding antitoxin VbhA family protein yields MPPARAIDRLNADQRRQLDNLIASWRMENMPLSDPEIEVLARYVLGEIDAAERRRLLDDLP; encoded by the coding sequence ATGCCCCCCGCCCGCGCCATCGACCGCCTCAATGCCGACCAGCGCCGTCAACTGGACAACCTGATCGCGTCCTGGCGGATGGAGAACATGCCCCTGAGCGACCCCGAGATCGAGGTCCTGGCTCGCTACGTTCTCGGCGAGATCGACGCCGCCGAACGGCGCCGCCTGCTGGACGACCTGCCCTGA
- a CDS encoding Fic/DOC family protein — translation MPTFENWGDYFWPGQIDDCKINKLGIHDATRLENAERIRTAERAAELIVGEAEIPRTFDLDHLRAIHRHLFQDVYDWAGELRTTELVRPAQDPNAPPNEFVKPEDIERLAPVVFSQLGDPAELRNRPTAEVVDVLARTYAGVNVLHPFVEGNGRTQRIFLDHVAEAAGYRIDWTRIADRQNEVMAEAFGVGAEPVREALSECIEPISDAKARQDTEHSLRLTTEGLVTPRAVPAPASTNANPSAARRAPNTRDHAPDERH, via the coding sequence ATGCCGACGTTCGAGAACTGGGGCGACTACTTCTGGCCCGGGCAGATCGACGACTGCAAGATCAACAAGCTCGGCATCCACGACGCCACTCGCCTGGAGAACGCCGAACGCATCCGGACCGCCGAACGTGCCGCCGAGCTCATCGTGGGCGAGGCCGAGATCCCACGGACGTTCGATCTCGACCATCTGCGGGCGATCCACCGGCACCTGTTCCAGGACGTGTACGACTGGGCCGGCGAACTGCGGACCACCGAACTGGTCCGACCGGCCCAGGACCCGAACGCGCCCCCGAACGAGTTCGTCAAACCGGAGGACATCGAACGCCTCGCACCGGTCGTCTTCTCCCAACTCGGCGACCCGGCCGAGCTACGAAACCGGCCCACCGCCGAGGTCGTCGACGTGCTCGCGAGGACGTACGCCGGGGTCAACGTGCTGCACCCCTTCGTCGAGGGCAACGGCCGAACCCAGCGCATCTTCCTCGACCACGTCGCCGAAGCCGCGGGCTACCGCATCGACTGGACCCGCATCGCCGACCGTCAGAACGAGGTAATGGCCGAGGCCTTCGGCGTCGGCGCGGAACCCGTTCGCGAGGCGCTGTCGGAGTGCATCGAACCAATCTCCGACGCGAAGGCACGCCAGGACACCGAGCACTCCCTCCGCCTGACAACCGAGGGGCTGGTCACTCCCCGAGCTGTCCCAGCCCCGGCATCAACCAACGCGAATCCGTCAGCCGCACGCCGAGCCCCCAACACCCGCGACCACGCCCCGGACGAACGCCACTAA